A single region of the Phalacrocorax carbo chromosome 4, bPhaCar2.1, whole genome shotgun sequence genome encodes:
- the TTC31 gene encoding tetratricopeptide repeat protein 31, which translates to MRETGGAGTGLGGSGLGAAAAACPWGCVLGPGGWSGAAFCPWHFPLSAAAAERAHWQAASRPPDRSDMGEASGARDAFSHGPGFWYSPRRVEESVEDEEEERIGFSQHWDVSSEDSDAPYNFCGFKKSFLCEAALPTHPQHSIHDMPMLPVPWQYSLTAEEAERNARELVAEEERIKRKAEKKKLKKKKQKDRKKREKLVQELQSKQETESNTSSLSSAVGTGHPQNSNDEEGEHWLGPSPSPCLGDNAASSGEEGGGQSARAEEMEDELDLSCTFIFKARQKAGVRLPAPGKEKPARTDVTEPGKRVPGKASEPSLPCLPKPSPPSLPAPQAPESVPLDTSMVEQSLILAGRGNEAAQKGRYAEAVQAFTEAVKLNPREHRLFGNRSYCYEKLRCYTEALRDAQVSLRLQPRWLKGLFRKGKALRGLKRYAEAASTFEELLRLDGANADAAAQLEACRALLRRSSPGGVPVSLSLLEAGEPPLPSSGEWVSESCWDTDASDFVTVVSSRSQAKGQGRAVASSQQTLPPTHPARDCYPLWVGNITPRISKKVLQNSFSRFGEIRFIRMLPERRCAFINYAQKKAAETAYAAMQDAEVEGSRLVLQLKHPSHATPSPQRYPAPRGEVRALPRGLL; encoded by the exons ATGCGGGAGACGGGCGGGGCCGGGACGGGCCTGGGCGGCTCcgggctcggggctgccgccgccgcctgcccctGGGGCTGCGTGCTGGGCCCCGGCGGCTGGAGCGGCG CGGCCTTCTGTCCCTGGCACTTCCCGCTCAGCGCCGCCGCGGCCGAGCGCGCCCACTGGCAG gccgcctcccgcccgccggACCGCAGCGACATGGGGGAAGCATCCGGGGCCCGGGACGCCTTCAGCCACG GTCCCGGATTCTGGTACAGTCCCCGCCGGGTGGAGGAGTCTGTggaggatgaagaggaggagcGGATCGGCTTCAGCCAGCACTGGGACGTGTCCAGCGAGGACAGCGACGCCCCTTACAACTTCTGTGGGTTCAAGAAATCCTTCCTGTGCGAGGCcgccctgcccacccacccgcAGCACAGCATTCACGACATGCCCATGCTGCCCGTGCCCTGGCAGTACTCGCTGACGGCCGAG GAAGCAGAGAGGAACGCGCGGGAGCTGGTGGCGGAGGAGGAGCGGAtaaagaggaaggcagagaaaaagaagctgaagaagaag aaacagaaagaccGAAAGAAACGAGAAAAATTAGTACAAGAGCTGCAAAGCAAGCAGGAAACCGAGTCG aATACCTCATCCCTGAGCAGCGCTGTGGGCACCGGGCACCCCCAAAACAGCAATGATGAGGAGGGGGAACACTGGCTgggtcccagcccctccccatGCCTTGGGGACAATGCAGCCTCTTCgggagaggagggaggtggCCAGTCAGCCAGGGCGGAGGAGATGGAG GATGAGCTGGACTTGAGCTGCACCTTCATCTTCAAAGCCCGGCAGAAAGCGGGCGTGAGGCTGCCGGCGCCTGGGAAGGAGAAGCCAGCCAGGACAGATGTCACAGAGCCAGGCAAGAGGGTGCCAGGGAAG GCATCTGAGCCCtcactgccctgcctgcccaagCCCTCGCCgccttccctgcctgccccacaggCACCTGAATCTGTGCCCCTGGACACGAGCATGGTGGAACAGAGCCTGATCCTTGCAG GCCGTGGCAACGAGGCTGCCCAGAAGGGCCGCTATGCTGAGGCGGTGCAGGCCTTCACTGAGGCCGTGAAGCTGAACCCCAGGGAGCACCG GCTCTTCGGGAACCGCTCGTACTGCTACGAGAAGCTTCGATGCTACACGGAGGCGCTCAGGGATGCACAGGTGTCGCTGAGGCTTCAGCCCAGGTGGCTCAAAGGCTTGTTCCGAAAGGGCAAGGCGCTGCGGGGGCTGAAG CGCTACGCCGAGGCCGCCAGCACGTTTGAGGAGCTGCTGCGCCTGGACGGTGCCAACGCCGACGCGGCTGCACAGCTGGAGGCCTGCCGGGCCCTGCTGCGG CGGAGCAGCCCCGGGGGAGTCCcggtgtccctgtccctgctggaggcTGGGGAGCCACCGCTGCCTTCCTCCG GCGAGTGGGTGAGCGAGAGCTGCTGGGACACGGACGCGAGCGACTTTGTGACCGTTGTgagctccaggagccaggcgaaAGGCCAGGGCCGAGCTGTGGCCAGTAGCCAGCAGACGCTGCCTCCGACCCATCCCGCCAG GGACTGCTACCCTCTCTGGGTGGGGAATATCACCCCCAGGATCAGCAAGAAGGTGTTGCAGAACTCCTTCAGCCG CTTTGGGGAGATCCGCTTCATCCGGATGCTGCCAGAGAGACGCTGTGCCTTCATCAACTACGCGcagaaaaaggcagcagaaacgGCCTATGCAGCCATGCAG gATGCCGAGGTGGAGGGAAGcaggctggtgctgcagctcaAGCACCCCTCCCACGCCACCCCGTCCCCGCAGCGGTACCCGGCGCCCCGTGGGGAGGTGCGTGCCCTCCCCCGGGGTCTCCTGTAG